The Lathyrus oleraceus cultivar Zhongwan6 chromosome 5, CAAS_Psat_ZW6_1.0, whole genome shotgun sequence genome includes the window GAGGGTAAGAAATGCCTTCCATATGGAACAGGATTCTGCTTCTTAATCTTTCGATGGAGCATGGAATTTTCTTGTGAACCACTCAGGGCCATGCATCCTGTGGGCGAAGGGAGCCATGGATGGGGTGAAGTTATAGCATTTGGCGAACATCATCACATATCCAATGAAGGTTTGTTGTAGATTCATTCCTTCATCACTAGGAGTTAGCAAAGCGAGGCACGTTCCTTCGACCCTCCTAATTTTAATCTCTTCAGCCTCTTCAAAGGTAGCATTCAACCATAGTTGTAGTAACCAGAAAGTAGCGAGTTTCCTTTGGGTTGAATATTATTGAAAGTTGTGACACCTTCCCCTAGGGACTCATAAAGGCTAGCCAAAATCATTTCACTGACACAAAGGTTATGTCCAACATGAAGTTGGTTCGCCATAGTCAAGAATTTCTTCGTTACTTGTAGGGATTTTGAACAGAAGACGCAACGAGACAACCAAAGAGCAATGAAAGAAATATGTTCCTGATCGGAAACTTCGACAGAACTCTTGTCATAATAGTACACTATATAGGTGGTAAAGACAACTTTAGTGGTGTCGAAAAAGATGGTGTCCTCAGCCATAACGTTTGGGTCGTAAGTTCCCCCAATCGGTTTGAGCCCAGTAATGaaagtgtagcggtaaattcatgatcgtcaagctatggataagctagagatcaaataacaagagttgccaccgcgcttttattctttccaagggaaaagggaaaaagtacgaacaaaacccaaaagtaagaagttttcaaatcacaactagtaaaatgtcagagattacaggtaagggggttggttacacagagggaaggtgttagcacccaaagtgtcctacctagggagccctttttgtgtgcatatgtatttggtacaaaaatgatgtttacaaacaaatagaatggggggatgagaaaagaattcattaattatattttttatgtttgacaagaccttcggacttgtgcctacgtaccaacataaaaatgaggcactacaacaaacaagaccttagacagcgctttttttagccttagacagcgctttaaagcgctgtctaaacctccgctgctaaaggtttagacagcgcttttttaaatcttaaaagcgctgtctaagcccccccccccccattagacagcgctttggccaaaagcgctttataagaccctcttattttaaattttttaggtataccttagacagcgcttttgaaaagcgctgtctaagccccacccccttagacagcgctttggccaaaagcgctttctaagaccctcctattttaatttttttaggtataccttagacagcgcttttcaaaaagcgctgtctaagccccccccccccccccccccccttagacagcgcttttgcctaaagcgctttctaatcccccccttagacaacgctttttacaaaagcgctgtctaaggtatacgaaaatttttgaagcttttgttttaaaccacattttttccaggtttataaaccagaatttctacctgttttcaaccagattttgacagacaattatcacattttatatatgccattttggccttttttctaccaatttttggctaacaaatatatatatataccaattcaaaccaatttttccttaaatgtatcaaaatatatacaaatttatgtacacatttacaagtcataacatatactacaaatgtacacattaattacacaaatttatgaacaaacattgagctttatcatgaattgacaccactcctctttgatttcgtccacttgatcctttgtataaaatgcacacttgaattcatcaaagCATTAGAGTGATTTAGAAGCATGTCACCAAATGCCCAATAAACTGCTGCTGCTGATGGAAGGGTCAGTGTCAGAACATAAAGGGTAGCCATTAAATATATGGCTTTGAACTTTTGTGGCTTCCACATAGCGTGCATGATTTCCCTGTACCAATCAATACTATTTATTAGCATTAATTAATTTCCTTCATTTTCTAAGACTATAGCTACCATGAATAATGGTTCTCATGAAAATAAATATCACTATTTAGTGTGAAAAGGTGGATGCATGTATCTACGAGGGTATGAGGGTCTTCCTCATGATAAAAGGCATAAAAGCATAAAAGCATGATAGAACCATTTGAAAGAAAGAACCTTGGCTTTCTAGCTAAATGCTAAAAGAAAACTCATGGATTCTCTAGAAAAGAGACACTTTTTGCCTCCCACGCCTAACAAGGGTACTTTGGGGTTAAAAAGTTACTATATTTTTCAGTAAATATTTTGTCACTGTTTTTTCCATCATATGCGAAATAGAATTACAATTTATATTcaaaaagaaagtgagagaatTAAAATGAAGTACATATGTAATGTGATTAGATCCATGTTCAGATTATGTCTATAGAAGTTAAGGTGGAGTCACAATCAAAATGACTTTTAAGTCCAAATTGTTATTTTGATATTGTTCTAATAGTACTATCTTAATTAATGACTTAGTTAATTACTAACTAATCAATTAACCTCTACCAACTATAGTACTACTCTGAGGGGTGAAAACGTAAAGGACACGAATCTAAATAAATGTCTGAGATTGTCTTACACAGTAACGGCATGGCCCCCAAATGTGTAGAGAATGTTTGTGGCCCCAGTAAAATATAGCACCATTTTATTTGGACCCGAGTGCTTAACTCCTTCCATctaaataataacaacaacatatAATCCAAAACCTTGTCATTAGTTAATTAACATTGCTAATGTTACTCTTAAAATATTGTACATAATTAAGATTCTGATAATTAtatatgaattaattaattaCCTGACCGTGAAGGATTGCAGCAATTGTTAGATACCAAGCAGTGTAAGTGGTCATAACAAGACCCAAAAAGGACCAGATTCTGTAGTTGTGAAATGAGGGAATAAAGACAGTGGTTGCACAACATGCTCCGAATATGTATGTCCAAGTCCTCTTGTCCAGATTATCATTTATGTAATATATATTGCTGAAATAAACAGACAACATTACTTAATCCATTAAGATAATATTCATATTCATTACTTAAACCCAATGAATCACATAGATGCATGTGATGTGTTGTTTACTTGCTTCAACAAGTAATTTAATTTCCATAACACCGACCTTAGAATAAAAGTCTATCAAATGCTGAAATTGTGTAAGTCTTAGGTAAGTTATTATCAATGTCTACGTATCAGTGTTAGTGTCGTGTCTCGTGTATGtagcaaataataataaaaagtaAGGATAGATACCTTGCACAAGCTATAAGTTGGATAACAGATCCAAACAGAAGAAATATGCAGTTAAAGGCCAAGCCGACGTTTCTCCAGTGTTTCCCTACtaaaaaaagagaaaatcaaCACATAAGCTTAATTTCATAGATACAGAAAAGTATTCCCTACTAAAAAATTTTAATATCACTGATAACAACATGTGTTCTTCTATAGATATCAGATTATGGCCTCCTTGAAGGTTGTAATGTAATTCATCATATCTTTTGCTCTATAAGAGAAAAAAACTTCACAAGTTGTATAATGAGTTTAACATCTTAGTCCAGCGTCGCCACTGTATGTTCAATCAACGTTTCTTCAACTTAGTCATGTATTAGATCTAGGATGTTTATTCAACTTCGTAGCTTATAAGCAACGTTAAAAATGCCAAGTGTTGGCTGGTTGCATACAATTTTGCTATGCGTTGACAGAACATGTGAAGTATAACAATAGGGAGGGAGAACATtaagaggttagtgacatattaTCTGCGTTCAAAACAAAAAACATCTACATATCTAATGGTGGTTCACTAAGTGCAGTATTTTCAGCTGAAGATGGTTCAGTGGCTGCATACTCATCATCATTAGCAAACATATCAAAATCATCAGCACCAGCCAAAGGTGGATTTGTAGTGTCCATGGGTGTGCCTTCTCTTCTTGCTCTGGCTAATTTTTCATATCCTTCTGAAAAAGAGAGACTGTAAAAGGCATAAGCATTAGCAATTAGTACTCCTACAAAAAGAGGTGTCGTTCCTTGTAAAGCTATATGTCGATATCATAATTAATGAACATGCCCATAATATGAACATATGTAGAAACATGGTTCAAAAAATAGTTATATTGTTATCATAAACTATAATGATATGGCATCATATTTC containing:
- the LOC127080329 gene encoding auxin transporter-like protein 5: MTTYTAWYLTIAAILHGQMEGVKHSGPNKMVLYFTGATNILYTFGGHAVTVEIMHAMWKPQKFKAIYLMATLYVLTLTLPSAAAVYWAFGDMLLNHSNALMNSMYYYDKSSVEVSDQEHISFIALWLSRCVFCSKSLQVTKKFLTMANQLHVGHNLCVSEMILASLYESLGEGVTTFNNIQPKGNSLLSGYYNYG